In Octopus bimaculoides isolate UCB-OBI-ISO-001 chromosome 14, ASM119413v2, whole genome shotgun sequence, the following are encoded in one genomic region:
- the LOC106872903 gene encoding zinc finger protein 570, whose translation MYSVQSMYSSMGSQFNFDFCPPTMGSPNNHQIGKYSLTPNNHNFCNKRTYKGDKPYRCDICRKGFCRRSNLSNHERSSAYEKHFYCMYCRKAFSQRAHLKTHEITHTGLKPYSCEFCSKTFAQRANFDNHRRTHTGERPYHCSWCSKAFAQLTNLNNHVRIHTGERPFVCSMCSKAFSQVTNLRNHERIHTGEKPFVCIFCAKAFSQVTHLRNHERVHTGEKPYTCSTCSKAFSQRANLDNHKRIHTGEKPFACLVCKKSFSQVTNLRNHERIHAASGNAPLNKNSTTANKTNNYYTDADSNNNSYRKHYNNQQSQHHPIKHHPQIQNPNSSPDIQASTSPTDLNVRNMPHQQQLPPPPLPSLPPSSATAIRPQPITIPNWMTPPSYVQQITPSWENSYNWSSRNFPIASSRWNSSSSQNIPSLLPCGIGQTNHSIDLDPKLYQRT comes from the coding sequence ATGTATTCTGTCCAATCAATGTACAGCAGCATGGGAAGTcagttcaattttgatttctgtCCTCCCACAATGGGCTCACCAAATAACCACCAGATTGGAAAATACTCACTCACCCCTAATAATCATAACTTTTGCAACAAACGGACTTACAAAGGTGATAAACCCTACCGATGTGATATTTGTCGGAAAGGCTTCTGTCGACGTAGCAACCTTAGTAACCATGAACGGTCTTCAGCATATGAAAAACACTTCTATTGTATGTATTGTAGAAAGGCTTTCTCTCAGCGTGCTCATTTGAAAACCCATGAAATAACCCATACAGGACTTAAACCTTATTCGTGTGAATTCTGCTCAAAAACATTTGCCCAACGTGCCAACTTTGATAACCACCGACGCACACATACAGGTGAACGGCCCTACCACTGCAGCTGGTGCTCAAAAGCTTTTGCTCAGTTGACAAACCTAAACAATCATGTACGGATTCATACTGGAGAACGGCCTTTTGTGTGTTCAATGTGTTCCAAGGCATTTAGCCAAGTTACAAACTTACGTAATCACGAACGTATCCACACAGGTGAAAAACCCTTTGTGTGCATATTTTGTGCAAAAGCATTCAGTCAAGTAACACACCTTCGAAATCATGAACGTGTTCACACTGGTGAAAAACCCTATACATGTTCCACTTGTTCTAAAGCTTTCAGTCAACGTGCTAATCTGGataatcacaaacgtattcataccggTGAAAAACCATTTGCCTGTTTAGTATGTAAGAAATCTTTCTCACAAGTTACAAATTTACGGAACCATGAACGCATCCATGCAGCATCAGGTAATGCCCCTTTGAACAAAAACAGCACCACTGCTAATAAAACCAACAATTATTACACTGATGcagacagcaacaataatagttaCCGGAAACATTATAACAACCAACAATCTCAGCACCATCCCATAAAACACCATCCACAAATCCAGAATCCAAATTCATCGCCAGATATCCAGGCTAGCACGTCCCCTACTGATCTCAATGTTCGAAATATGCCCCATCAACAGCAActcccgccaccaccactaccatcattacccCCTTCTTCTGCTACTGCCATTCGTCCCCAGCCAATAACCATCCCAAATTGGATGACTCCGCCCTCCTATGTACAACAAATCACTCCATCTTGGGAAAATAGTTACAACTGGTCATCTCGAAATTTCCCAATTGCTTCATCCCGGTGGAATTCCAGTAGCTCACAAAACATTCCTAGTCTGCTGCCCTGTGGCATTGGCCAAACCAACCATAGTATTGATTTAGATCCAAAACTGTATCAAAGAACCTAA
- the LOC128249348 gene encoding putative zinc finger protein 702, producing the protein MLTIEKRFSCETCGKMFLLSKTLQKHKKIHVLDTKSKVPPTNHEYHPCHRCDLCGKELAQKNYLKIHRRTHTGEKPYNCEICAKKFARRDALRIHERTHKREKPFYCDICSKHFAQKNYLKIHKRIHTGEKPFHCDVCIQQFARSDTLLRHKRTHKTNEKQEPKEKEKHND; encoded by the coding sequence ATGTTAACAATCGAGAAGCGATTCTCCTGTGAAACCTGCGGCAAAATGTTCTTGCTGAGTAAAACTTTGCAGAAACACAAGAAGATACATGTTCTGGATACAAAGTCAAAAGTCCCACCAACAAACCATGAATATCACCCATGTCACAGATGTGATTTATGTGGGAAGGAACTAGCTCAGAAGAATTATCTCAAAATCCATCGAAGAACACACACGGGAGAAAAACCATACAATTGTGAGATATGTGCAAAGAAGTTTGCTCGTCGAGACGCCCTCCGCATTCATGAGAGAACGCACAAAAGAGAAAAGCCTTTCTATTGTGACATCTGTTCAAAGCATTTCGCacaaaaaaactatttaaaaattcataaacgtatacacactgGTGAGAAACCCTTTCactgtgatgtatgtatacaacagtTTGCTCGTAGTGACACCCTCCTGAGACACAAAAGGActcataaaacaaatgaaaaacaagagccaaaagagaaagaaaagcataaTGATTGA